The Arvicanthis niloticus isolate mArvNil1 chromosome 2, mArvNil1.pat.X, whole genome shotgun sequence genome includes a window with the following:
- the Tor2a gene encoding prosalusin isoform X1, with product MAVARLGCRPWGSILGLLGLALAAATAWDVTSLSCSFGSFCECDFWPDLPGLECDLALHLAGQHLAKALVVKSLKAFVQDPTPSKPLVLSLHGWTGTGKSYVSSLLAQYLFRGGLRSPHVHHFSPIIHFPHPSHTEQYKKELKSWVQGNLTACGRSLFLFDEMDKLPPGLMEVLQPFLGPSWVVYGTNYRKAIFIFISNTGGEQINQVALEAWRSHRDREEISLQEVEPAVSQAVLDSPHHGFWRSGILEEHLLDAVVPFLPLQRHHVRHCVLNELVQLGLEPREEVVQAVLDSTTYFPEDERLFSSNGCKTVASRISFFL from the exons ATGGCGGTGGCGAGGCTCGGCTGCCGGCCCTGGGGCTCGATTCTCGGGCTGCTCGGGCTGGCCTTGGCTGCCGCCACCGCCTGGGACGTGACTTCTCTGAGCTGCAGCTTCGGCTCGTTCTGCGAATGCGACTTCTGGCCCGACTTGCCGG GTCTGGAATGTGACCTGGCTCTACACCTGGCTGGCCAGCATTTGGCCAAGGCCCTGGTGGTGAAGTCACTGAAGGCCTTTGTACAGGACCCAACCCCCAGCAAGCCATTGGTCCTTTCCCTGCACGGCTGGACAGGCACCGGGAAGTCCTACGTTAGCTCCCTGCTGGCGCAGTATCTCTTCCGGGGCGGCCTTCGCAGCCCTCATGTCCACCACTTCTCCCCTATCATTCACTTCCCACATCCCAGCCACACCGAGCAGTACAAG AAGGAGCTCAAGAGCTGGGTCCAGGGGAACCTCACCGCCTGCGGCCGATCTCTTTTCCTCTTCGATGAAATGGACAAACTGCCCCCTGGCCTGATGGAAGTCCTGCAGCCCTTCCTGGGCCCTTCTTGGGTTGTATATGGGACCAACTATCGCAAAGCCATCTTCATCTTTATCAG CAATACTGGTGGTGAGCAGATCAACCAGGTGGCCCTGGAGGCATGGCGAAGCCACAGGGACAGGGAAGAAATCAGCCTACAGGAGGTGGAACCAGCAGTCTCCCAAGCTGTGTTGGACAGCCCTCACC ATGGCTTCTGGCGGTCTGGCATCCTGGAGGAGCACCTGCTGGATGCTGTGGTGCCCTTCCTCCCACTCCAGCGGCATCATGTGCGACACTGTGTGCTCAATGAGCTGGTTCAGCTGGGCCTGGAGCCCCGTGAGGAGGTGGTCCAAGCTGTGCTGGACAGTACCACCTACTTCCCTGAGGATGAACGGCTCTTCTCCTCCAACGGCTGCAAGACAGTGGCCTCCCGAATCTCGTTTTTCCTCTGA
- the Tor2a gene encoding prosalusin isoform X4 yields MAVARLGCRPWGSILGLLGLALAAATAWDVTSLSCSFGSFCECDFWPDLPGLECDLALHLAGQHLAKALVVKSLKAFVQDPTPSKPLVLSLHGWTGTGKSYVSSLLAQYLFRGGLRSPHVHHFSPIIHFPHPSHTEQYKKELKSWVQGNLTACGRSLFLFDEMDKLPPGLMEVLQPFLGPSWVVYGTNYRKAIFIFISNTGGEQINQVALEAWRSHRDREEISLQEVEPAVSQAVLDSPHRKWLLAVWHPGGAPAGCCGALPPTPAASCATLCAQ; encoded by the exons ATGGCGGTGGCGAGGCTCGGCTGCCGGCCCTGGGGCTCGATTCTCGGGCTGCTCGGGCTGGCCTTGGCTGCCGCCACCGCCTGGGACGTGACTTCTCTGAGCTGCAGCTTCGGCTCGTTCTGCGAATGCGACTTCTGGCCCGACTTGCCGG GTCTGGAATGTGACCTGGCTCTACACCTGGCTGGCCAGCATTTGGCCAAGGCCCTGGTGGTGAAGTCACTGAAGGCCTTTGTACAGGACCCAACCCCCAGCAAGCCATTGGTCCTTTCCCTGCACGGCTGGACAGGCACCGGGAAGTCCTACGTTAGCTCCCTGCTGGCGCAGTATCTCTTCCGGGGCGGCCTTCGCAGCCCTCATGTCCACCACTTCTCCCCTATCATTCACTTCCCACATCCCAGCCACACCGAGCAGTACAAG AAGGAGCTCAAGAGCTGGGTCCAGGGGAACCTCACCGCCTGCGGCCGATCTCTTTTCCTCTTCGATGAAATGGACAAACTGCCCCCTGGCCTGATGGAAGTCCTGCAGCCCTTCCTGGGCCCTTCTTGGGTTGTATATGGGACCAACTATCGCAAAGCCATCTTCATCTTTATCAG CAATACTGGTGGTGAGCAGATCAACCAGGTGGCCCTGGAGGCATGGCGAAGCCACAGGGACAGGGAAGAAATCAGCCTACAGGAGGTGGAACCAGCAGTCTCCCAAGCTGTGTTGGACAGCCCTCACCGTAA ATGGCTTCTGGCGGTCTGGCATCCTGGAGGAGCACCTGCTGGATGCTGTGGTGCCCTTCCTCCCACTCCAGCGGCATCATGTGCGACACTGTGTGCTCAATGA
- the Tor2a gene encoding prosalusin isoform X3 yields MGTSMCPWKLGVDSFGMELQRVESYHDPTPSKPLVLSLHGWTGTGKSYVSSLLAQYLFRGGLRSPHVHHFSPIIHFPHPSHTEQYKKELKSWVQGNLTACGRSLFLFDEMDKLPPGLMEVLQPFLGPSWVVYGTNYRKAIFIFISNTGGEQINQVALEAWRSHRDREEISLQEVEPAVSQAVLDSPHHGFWRSGILEEHLLDAVVPFLPLQRHHVRHCVLNELVQLGLEPREEVVQAVLDSTTYFPEDERLFSSNGCKTVASRISFFL; encoded by the exons ATGGGTACTTCCATGTGCCCATGGAAATTAGGTGTTGACTCCTTTGGgatggagttacagagagttgagagctaccat GACCCAACCCCCAGCAAGCCATTGGTCCTTTCCCTGCACGGCTGGACAGGCACCGGGAAGTCCTACGTTAGCTCCCTGCTGGCGCAGTATCTCTTCCGGGGCGGCCTTCGCAGCCCTCATGTCCACCACTTCTCCCCTATCATTCACTTCCCACATCCCAGCCACACCGAGCAGTACAAG AAGGAGCTCAAGAGCTGGGTCCAGGGGAACCTCACCGCCTGCGGCCGATCTCTTTTCCTCTTCGATGAAATGGACAAACTGCCCCCTGGCCTGATGGAAGTCCTGCAGCCCTTCCTGGGCCCTTCTTGGGTTGTATATGGGACCAACTATCGCAAAGCCATCTTCATCTTTATCAG CAATACTGGTGGTGAGCAGATCAACCAGGTGGCCCTGGAGGCATGGCGAAGCCACAGGGACAGGGAAGAAATCAGCCTACAGGAGGTGGAACCAGCAGTCTCCCAAGCTGTGTTGGACAGCCCTCACC ATGGCTTCTGGCGGTCTGGCATCCTGGAGGAGCACCTGCTGGATGCTGTGGTGCCCTTCCTCCCACTCCAGCGGCATCATGTGCGACACTGTGTGCTCAATGAGCTGGTTCAGCTGGGCCTGGAGCCCCGTGAGGAGGTGGTCCAAGCTGTGCTGGACAGTACCACCTACTTCCCTGAGGATGAACGGCTCTTCTCCTCCAACGGCTGCAAGACAGTGGCCTCCCGAATCTCGTTTTTCCTCTGA
- the Tor2a gene encoding prosalusin isoform X2, giving the protein MDKLPPGLMEVLQPFLGPSWVVYGTNYRKAIFIFISNTGGEQINQVALEAWRSHRDREEISLQEVEPAVSQAVLDSPHHGFWRSGILEEHLLDAVVPFLPLQRHHVRHCVLNELVQLGLEPREEVVQAVLDSTTYFPEDERLFSSNGCKTVASRISFFL; this is encoded by the exons ATGGACAAACTGCCCCCTGGCCTGATGGAAGTCCTGCAGCCCTTCCTGGGCCCTTCTTGGGTTGTATATGGGACCAACTATCGCAAAGCCATCTTCATCTTTATCAG CAATACTGGTGGTGAGCAGATCAACCAGGTGGCCCTGGAGGCATGGCGAAGCCACAGGGACAGGGAAGAAATCAGCCTACAGGAGGTGGAACCAGCAGTCTCCCAAGCTGTGTTGGACAGCCCTCACC ATGGCTTCTGGCGGTCTGGCATCCTGGAGGAGCACCTGCTGGATGCTGTGGTGCCCTTCCTCCCACTCCAGCGGCATCATGTGCGACACTGTGTGCTCAATGAGCTGGTTCAGCTGGGCCTGGAGCCCCGTGAGGAGGTGGTCCAAGCTGTGCTGGACAGTACCACCTACTTCCCTGAGGATGAACGGCTCTTCTCCTCCAACGGCTGCAAGACAGTGGCCTCCCGAATCTCGTTTTTCCTCTGA